The DNA segment TTCTGGCGTCCGGGCCAATTTTCCTTTGGGAATAGGTATCTTGAACTTGGCAAATAACTCTTTGCCTTCGTACTCATAAAGTCTCATGCTAATACCTCAAATTTATCACTCAGAAATTCTCATTCGTTGCAAAAAATCGTCACGGCAATTTATCATAATCGCTTGGAAAGTCAATGATAATCGCTCTTCCCACGCGGACCGTAATCAATTGCGCCGCAAATAGAAAGGCACGCCGAGGGGCGTGCCTTTGGTGCGGACCAGAAGGTATTTATTATCCTGTCTTGCGCAATTTGCCGGTAAATTTCGCCCAGAGCGCTTTCATTTTCAATTTACCGATTGCCCCGGTCGGGTCAAGGTCTTTGGGGCAAACCTGCTGGCAGTTGAAAATGGTGTGGCAACGAAAGACGCCGAAGTCCGACGCCAGATATGCCAGTCGCTCGTAGGTGGCGCCGTCGCGCGAATCATCAACATACCGCAGCGCCTTCAGAAGGGCATGCGGTCCAAGATACTTCTCATCGGTCGCCACCACCGGGCAGGAACCGTAACAGCAGGCGCAGAGAATACAATCAACATGAAAGTCTATCTTCGCCCGTTGCGCCGGAGACTGCTTGAACTCCCGGGTCGGCGGTTCTCCCGATGGAATCAGATACGGCTTAATCTTCTCGTACTGCGCAAAGAACGGGTCGAGGTCAACCACCAGGTCGCGGATTATTTTCATATGAGCCAGCGGTCTGATAGTGACAGTATTGCCAATGTCGACAATCTGGGTCTCACAGGCGAGACGATATTTCTCTCCAATATGCATGGCGCAGGAGCCGCAAACCCCCTGACGGCAGGAGGAACGGAAAGCCAGGGTCGGGTCGATATTTTCAAGAATATAATACAACCCCTCCAGCACCGTCATCCCCTTGATTTCCGGCAATTGGTATGATTGAAAATATGCCTGATCCCCGGTCTTCGGATTATATCGGAAAACTTTGAATGTCGGCATATTAATATTTCCTTTCCTCAGGTTTATATTTGCCCATCGTCACCGCTTTGTACGTCAGCTGGGGAGCATCCGGCGCGTAGGTGAAAAGTGAGTGCTTCAGCCATTGCTCGTCATTGCGCTTGGAGAAGTCGATACGGAAATGCGAGCCGCGCGATTCGGCGCGAGCCAACGCCCCGGTGGCAATACAAAGACCCGCTTCAATATTCCCGGCAATTTCCGTCACCCAGAGAAAATCATAATTAAACTTGCCGGTATCGGGTATGGCGCGGATATGATTGAAGCGCTCCTTGAGTATCTTAATCTCATCCAGCCCTTTTTTCATATCGGTTTCATTTCGGAAAATCCCGAATTTATCCATCATAACTTGCGACAACTCATTCTTGATTGTATACGGATTTTCTTTGCCGCTTGATGAACAGAGTCTCTGGTACCTCTCCTTCTCTTCCTTCAGCGCGGAATCGAGGGTGTCGGTATCGACCGTCTGCGACATTTTCTTGACCCGGTCGGCGGCGTGACGTCCGCAGCGGGCGCCGAAAACGACCGTATCAAGAAGCGAATTTCCGCCAAGACGATTGGCGCCATGCACCGAAACGCAGGCGCACTCGCCGGCGGCGTAGAAGCCGTCGACTCTGGTCATTCCATCTTTATCGCATTCAATCCCGCCCATGGTATAGTGCATGGCGGGATGAACCGGAATCGGGTCTTTAATCGGGTCGATGCTCTTGAAATTGAGGCAGATTTCCCGGATGCCGGGAAGCCGCTCCATAATCTTTTTCGCTCCGAGATGACGCAGGTCAAGGTGCAGGTATCTGTCCTCAAATCCGCGTCCCTCGTTTATTTCGGTTTGCATTGCCCGCGCGGTGATGTCGCGGGGGGCAAGCTCCATGATTTTCTCGGAGACATAGTTCTTCATGAACCGCTCGCCCTTGTTGTTAATCAAGTACCCCCCCTCGCCGCGGCATCCCTCGGTCATCAAAATCGAGGAGCCATCCAAACCGGTTGGATGAAACTGGATAAACTCCATATCTTCCAAAGGAACGCCTGCCCAATACGGAATCACCACCCCGAGTCCGGTCGAGGCATGAGCGTTGGTGGTATTGACCGAGTAAACTCTTCCCGAACCTCCGGTGGCAAAGATTACGGCGTTGCCCCCGATAGCCTGAAATTCTCCGGAATGAAGATTCATCACGATAACACCGGCGCATCGCCCCCCTTTGACCGCCAGTTTGGTCACAAACCGCTCGTAGAGAACATCAATTTTCCGTTTGACCACCTGCTCAAAGAGCGTGTGAAGAAGATAGAGCCCCGTTCTATCGGCGCCATAGCACGTACGAGGGAAACCGGCGCCGCCAAACGGACGCTGTGCGATAGAGCCATCTTCGAATCTCGAGAAGGGACATCCCCAGTGCTCGAATTCAAAAATAATCCCCGGCGCCGCGCTCGTCATAATTTCTACCGCATCCTGGTCGGCAAGAAAATCCGAGCCCTTGATTGTGTCGTAAGCATGCCGTTCCGGAGTGTCATCTTTTCCCTGCGGATGATTCGCCAGGGCGGCATTGATTCCTCCCTGCGCCGCTCCCGAATGAGAACGAACCGGATGAATCTTGGAAATCAAGCCAACCTTGGCTCCGGCGTCATGCGCGGCTATTGCCGCGCGCATTCCGGCTAAGCCTCCGCCGACTATAATCACATCATAAAACATGGTTGCCGCTCCCTTACATCCCCGGATAGAAACCGGATTGCATTTTAGGCCATTGCAGAATTACCGTTACCACCATAATCGCCGTGAAGAGAATCATTTCAATCCAGAAAAACAGTTTGTGCGCCCGCGACAGCCCAAAAAAATCACAAATTGAAATCCGCACGCCGTTTAGCATATGAAAGAAAACTCCGGCAATTAAGAGAATCTCAAAGAAAGCAAATAATGGATTCTGCACCGCCCCCATCCGCTTGTCAAAGGAATCCTTCCCCGATATGGCGGAGGAAAGAACATAAGTGTGAAGGACCAGATATACCACCAGCCCAATGCCGGTAATCCGGTGAAAGAGGTAGGTGATATTTCCGATATTTTTGTTCAGGTTGGTATCCTGATAGGCATTCTTAAATAGATTCTTAAACGCCATCTTACACCCCCGCTCCAAAAAGGTTTGTCAGGGTCATGGCGCCGACCACGGACAAGGCGATGCCTATCACCCAGAACAGCGCTTTCATTGTCAACGAAAACCCTCCCGAGGGGCGGTAGTCCGCCAGAATCGCCCAGATACCGTTTAGCGCATGAAATACGCAAAACGGAACAAACAGCAAATAATAGACTTTCCACCAGAAGGAACCGCTCAAACGCTCCACCACGACCGCAAAATCTATCAGCCCTTCCCTATGAAGGAAATGATGGACATTGATATGGGTGAAAAGAAAGAACGCCAGAAACAGCCCGGAAAGCCTTTGTAAGAACCAGGTCACCAGACTCTGATTCGATACCTTTTCCGCCATATGGCACTCCTTACAACAGTTGACTGAAGGTCATTTTAAAGATCACAAATTAAGTGAACTTTTTCACCTTTGTCAAGGGCTATCCGGTTATTATCCTATATGTTAAGCCCAAGTCTTACAAAACATTTATGCACAATTCCATTATGTCGGTAGGCTTCCGGAGGTCATAACGAAACAGTCAGTCCATCCTCCGCCAGTTGAAGTTTCTGGCGGTGAATAGAATGGCGAATGTAATTTTCCAGTTCTACTCGGCTCTGGTCGGTATAGTGGGTCAAAAGGATTTTTTTTACCGGATTAGTCTGGAGAGACCGCTCCAGTTGTTGCAAATCTATATGGAAAGTTTCCAGAACCAGAAGGTCCAGGTCGCTCAGGTATGGCGCAATATCTTCAAGAGAACCGATATCGGCGGAGTATAAAATCCTTGTCCGTTCCATCGCCGTTATCAGAAACGAATAGCACTCCATCCGATTGGTATAGCCATGCTCTTTTATCTGTGTCGCCGCCTTTGATAGATGAGAATTCAGAATTGCTCTTACCTCTATATTTCCATCATCAATCGATTGAACATTCTCAATGGGCAGCAGGCGACATTCAAAGCTGAATTTTTCTCGGAAGAGGTAGCAGGAGTTAAGGAAAGATGCGAAAGCGGCCGTCGCCTCCGAGGGCAAATAGATATCAAGCGGTTTGCTTCTTCTCATATTGTACAGCAACTGAATGAAAAGGGGCAGATCAGATATGTGGTCGGAATGGGTATGGGAAATGAATATATTCTGCAGTCGGTCCGGTGCAATACCGGAACGCAAAAATGCCGAAGTAACACCGCTTCCGCAATCGAAAAGCGTCAGCGAATCCGAAACCTGGAGCAGATAACCGGAGCAGTTGCGGTAAGGCGAGGGGATGCCGGAGGATGACCCCAGCACTGTCCAGGATATCTCCGCTGTTTTCTCGCTCATCAGGAAAAGGTCTTCTTCAATCTTTCCAGAGTCTCGAGACAGTCATCGCGGCTGACGTCGAGATGAGTTACCATTCGGATACGGGTCCGCCCAAATGGCACCGCCAGCACGCCGACAGTTTTCATCTTATCCAGAATCGCTGCCGGGGGAAGACCGCTTCCGGCAATATCGGCGATGACAATATTAGTGACCACGCGGCTGAGGTCGACATTAAATCCTTTCAGTTGACTTAACCCTTCCGCCAGCAGACGGGCGTTGGCATGGTCTTCTGCCAGACGAGCGATATTGTTCTCGACGGCATATAAACCGGCCGCCGCCAGGATGCCAACCTGGCGCATTCCGCCGCCAAAGAGCTTGCGGGTCCGGCGAGTCTTCTCTATAAACAGACTTGAACCTATAATCATTGAGCCGACCGGCGCTCCCAGACCCTTGGAGAGGCAAACCGACATCGAATCAAACGGCTCCGCCCAGTCTTTCAGCGGAATTCCGGTGGCCACATGCGCATTCCAGATTCGAGCGCCGTCAAGATGCATTATCAGACCGTATTTGTCAGCCACTTGCCGAATGCGGTGTATCTCCTCCAGAGGAAAGATAGTGCCGCCATGGCGATTGTGCGTGTTTTCGATAGCGACTATCTTAGTGAGAGGATTATGAATATTGACTGGCCTGACCAGTTCCTCCACCTGCCTGGCGGTGAAGACCCCTCGCTTAGTGGTAATCATATTCACCAGCAGAGAGGAATGTATTGCCGGACCGGCTGATTCATAATTGACGATATGACATTCGCGCTCACAAAGAATCTCCCACCCCGGTTCCGAAATGGTCTTCAGCGCCGCCTGATTCCCCATGGTGCCGGAGGGAACGAAAAGCGACGCCTCCTTGCCGAAAAGGGCTGCCACCTTCTCTTCCAGTCTAATGGCGGTCGGGTCGTCGCCGAAAACATCATCCCCCACTTCGGCGTCGGCAATGGCGCGCCGCATCGCCGGGGACGGTTTGGTTACCGTATCAGAGCGCAGGTCGATTAATCTCATGGGTTAAATATATAATATAGTGAATTTGATTCAAGGGTTGAAATCTGCCCGTCTCAGAGATAAATAAGACGCACCAGCAGATGCATCACCAGGCCACTAACTAAAGGGACCGAGGCATTGTCGTCAACACCGGAGGAGACCGCTTCCACCACCGTGGCAACCATGGCGCCAACGATGCCGACTTCCGGCGGCAGTCCGGGCGCCAGCCAGGCGACTATCAAGGCAGAAATGAGAAAGGCAAGAGACCCCTCAAATGATTTGCTGCCGTACCGGTGCTTGCCCCACTTTCTTCCGACGATTGCGGCCGCGGGGTCGCCGGCCATTATGAAGGCGAGGGCGGCCACTGCCACCGGTTTGCTGAACATGGCGATGGCAAAACAGGAGGTCGCCAGAATGTAACTGGCGCCGGTAAAATCCCCTTTCATTTCGTGCTCTCTGATAATCGGCGCCAGAAACGGCTTGAGCAGAAACCAGATTCTCCAGTTGCGCAAGCGTCCTATGTCGACAATAATCATCCCCAGAGTAATGGGAATCATTATCGCTAACGCCGTCCCCTTATCTAAGCCGAGCAGAAAATAACCGCCGGGAATGACCAGAGCAAACAGATGAGTCAGCTTGCGGAGTATTTCCCCCTTGAAAGATATCTGATTTTGTTCCTGCGGCCTCAACTGATCACACCGGTCGCACTTAGCGGCGCTCTTTGGGGGGCAATGTCACCTTACCCAATTTCTTAAGATTGTAAGTAAGTTTGTGACGGCTGAAAAGGTCCTTCTCCCACTGGCGCGCTTTATCATTGTTGTTAATGACTCTAAGTGAGTCAATTATCATCCCGCGCGCCTGCTGGAGGGTCAGATCGGTCTTCCGCTCCAGTACCTTTATGACATGATAACCCCATTCGGTTTTCACCGGGTGGGATACATCCCCCACCGGGGTGCCCAGAGCGGCCAAAAAGAAGCTTTCCGGCATTTCATCGCGGCCTATATACCCCAAGTCGGCCGCCGCTTCCCG comes from the Candidatus Zixiibacteriota bacterium genome and includes:
- a CDS encoding succinate dehydrogenase iron-sulfur subunit; the encoded protein is MPTFKVFRYNPKTGDQAYFQSYQLPEIKGMTVLEGLYYILENIDPTLAFRSSCRQGVCGSCAMHIGEKYRLACETQIVDIGNTVTIRPLAHMKIIRDLVVDLDPFFAQYEKIKPYLIPSGEPPTREFKQSPAQRAKIDFHVDCILCACCYGSCPVVATDEKYLGPHALLKALRYVDDSRDGATYERLAYLASDFGVFRCHTIFNCQQVCPKDLDPTGAIGKLKMKALWAKFTGKLRKTG
- a CDS encoding FAD-binding protein, which codes for MFYDVIIVGGGLAGMRAAIAAHDAGAKVGLISKIHPVRSHSGAAQGGINAALANHPQGKDDTPERHAYDTIKGSDFLADQDAVEIMTSAAPGIIFEFEHWGCPFSRFEDGSIAQRPFGGAGFPRTCYGADRTGLYLLHTLFEQVVKRKIDVLYERFVTKLAVKGGRCAGVIVMNLHSGEFQAIGGNAVIFATGGSGRVYSVNTTNAHASTGLGVVIPYWAGVPLEDMEFIQFHPTGLDGSSILMTEGCRGEGGYLINNKGERFMKNYVSEKIMELAPRDITARAMQTEINEGRGFEDRYLHLDLRHLGAKKIMERLPGIREICLNFKSIDPIKDPIPVHPAMHYTMGGIECDKDGMTRVDGFYAAGECACVSVHGANRLGGNSLLDTVVFGARCGRHAADRVKKMSQTVDTDTLDSALKEEKERYQRLCSSSGKENPYTIKNELSQVMMDKFGIFRNETDMKKGLDEIKILKERFNHIRAIPDTGKFNYDFLWVTEIAGNIEAGLCIATGALARAESRGSHFRIDFSKRNDEQWLKHSLFTYAPDAPQLTYKAVTMGKYKPEERKY
- the sdhC gene encoding succinate dehydrogenase, cytochrome b556 subunit, giving the protein MAFKNLFKNAYQDTNLNKNIGNITYLFHRITGIGLVVYLVLHTYVLSSAISGKDSFDKRMGAVQNPLFAFFEILLIAGVFFHMLNGVRISICDFFGLSRAHKLFFWIEMILFTAIMVVTVILQWPKMQSGFYPGM
- a CDS encoding MBL fold metallo-hydrolase, whose protein sequence is MSEKTAEISWTVLGSSSGIPSPYRNCSGYLLQVSDSLTLFDCGSGVTSAFLRSGIAPDRLQNIFISHTHSDHISDLPLFIQLLYNMRRSKPLDIYLPSEATAAFASFLNSCYLFREKFSFECRLLPIENVQSIDDGNIEVRAILNSHLSKAATQIKEHGYTNRMECYSFLITAMERTRILYSADIGSLEDIAPYLSDLDLLVLETFHIDLQQLERSLQTNPVKKILLTHYTDQSRVELENYIRHSIHRQKLQLAEDGLTVSL
- a CDS encoding GntG family PLP-dependent aldolase, whose translation is MRLIDLRSDTVTKPSPAMRRAIADAEVGDDVFGDDPTAIRLEEKVAALFGKEASLFVPSGTMGNQAALKTISEPGWEILCERECHIVNYESAGPAIHSSLLVNMITTKRGVFTARQVEELVRPVNIHNPLTKIVAIENTHNRHGGTIFPLEEIHRIRQVADKYGLIMHLDGARIWNAHVATGIPLKDWAEPFDSMSVCLSKGLGAPVGSMIIGSSLFIEKTRRTRKLFGGGMRQVGILAAAGLYAVENNIARLAEDHANARLLAEGLSQLKGFNVDLSRVVTNIVIADIAGSGLPPAAILDKMKTVGVLAVPFGRTRIRMVTHLDVSRDDCLETLERLKKTFS
- a CDS encoding diacylglycerol/polyprenol kinase family protein, producing MRPQEQNQISFKGEILRKLTHLFALVIPGGYFLLGLDKGTALAIMIPITLGMIIVDIGRLRNWRIWFLLKPFLAPIIREHEMKGDFTGASYILATSCFAIAMFSKPVAVAALAFIMAGDPAAAIVGRKWGKHRYGSKSFEGSLAFLISALIVAWLAPGLPPEVGIVGAMVATVVEAVSSGVDDNASVPLVSGLVMHLLVRLIYL